A region of Ignavibacteriota bacterium DNA encodes the following proteins:
- the folP gene encoding dihydropteroate synthase, protein MSQRFPKVMGILNVTPDSFSDGGLYQDINLAHKRAMEMLESGADIIDIGGESTRPGAESVSLQEELNRVIPLIKLIKHSQANVVISIDTTKYEVAKAALETGATMINDVSCLRKEKRLVNLSGEYNVPLIIMHSRNTPKEMLKNADYKNVVSEVTSELKAAIQFAENEGLNNIMIDPGIGFAKNYCHNIEILRNLDKFEELKYPIVLGISRKRFIGKMLGLVNPVDRDLATMMIHSVLLNKNIEIIRVHNVELAIQLKTIYEELF, encoded by the coding sequence ATGAGCCAAAGGTTTCCGAAGGTAATGGGCATTTTGAATGTAACACCTGATTCATTCTCTGATGGTGGTTTGTACCAGGACATAAATTTAGCCCATAAGAGAGCAATGGAAATGCTCGAATCGGGTGCAGATATAATTGATATTGGTGGAGAAAGCACCAGACCCGGAGCTGAATCAGTCTCACTCCAAGAGGAACTCAACAGAGTAATTCCACTAATTAAATTGATAAAACATAGTCAAGCCAACGTTGTAATTTCAATAGATACAACAAAGTACGAAGTCGCTAAAGCTGCTCTTGAAACAGGTGCAACTATGATTAATGATGTTTCCTGCTTGCGTAAAGAAAAGCGGCTTGTAAATCTTTCGGGAGAATATAATGTTCCACTGATAATTATGCACTCAAGAAACACACCTAAGGAAATGCTTAAAAACGCTGACTATAAAAATGTTGTATCCGAAGTAACAAGTGAACTTAAAGCTGCAATTCAGTTTGCCGAAAATGAAGGTTTAAATAATATAATGATTGACCCGGGAATAGGATTTGCAAAGAATTATTGTCACAATATTGAAATATTAAGAAATTTAGATAAATTTGAAGAGCTCAAATATCCAATTGTTCTTGGAATATCCAGGAAAAGATTTATTGGAAAAATGCTTGGATTAGTAAATCCTGTTGACAGAGATTTGGCAACAATGATGATTCATTCGGTACTTCTAAACAAGAATATTGAAATAATAAGAGTACATAATGTTGAGCTTGCTATACAACTAAAAACTATTTATGAAGAACTTTTTTAA
- a CDS encoding LON peptidase substrate-binding domain-containing protein, which yields MIKIGLFPLNLIMFPEAMYPLHIFEERYKLLINSCYASGLEFGINFINSSGINEIGCTAIVSEVLKKYSDGKMDIIVQGISRYRIMKLKEGEELYYTAEVEPFADDDFEIDKKILDEAVRMYNKIIEGITSLKIDKINPDKLPVKYPSFLIAQKAGMTAEQKQSLLEIRSENLRLKTISNHLRKVQPMIKRAEVISNIVKNDGYLNPWELGK from the coding sequence ATGATAAAAATTGGTTTATTTCCGTTAAATTTAATAATGTTTCCTGAGGCGATGTATCCGCTTCATATTTTCGAGGAGAGATATAAGCTTCTAATCAATAGTTGCTATGCCTCCGGATTGGAATTTGGAATCAATTTCATTAATAGTTCCGGCATAAATGAAATTGGTTGCACAGCAATTGTTTCCGAAGTATTAAAAAAATACTCTGATGGCAAGATGGATATAATTGTTCAGGGTATTTCCCGCTACAGGATTATGAAATTAAAAGAAGGCGAGGAGCTTTATTATACCGCTGAAGTAGAGCCATTTGCCGATGACGACTTTGAGATTGACAAAAAAATTCTGGATGAAGCAGTAAGAATGTATAATAAAATTATTGAGGGTATAACAAGTCTGAAAATTGACAAGATTAATCCTGACAAACTTCCAGTCAAATATCCTTCGTTTCTGATTGCCCAAAAAGCAGGTATGACCGCAGAGCAAAAGCAGTCGCTGTTGGAAATCAGAAGCGAAAATCTAAGACTTAAAACAATATCTAATCACTTGAGGAAAGTACAGCCTATGATTAAGCGTGCAGAAGTAATATCAAATATTGTCAAAAATGACGGCTACCTAAACCCATGGGAGCTTGGCAAATGA
- the kdsB gene encoding 3-deoxy-manno-octulosonate cytidylyltransferase, translating into MKVVALIPARYDSTRFYGKMLARLGDKTVIRQTYERASGFGIFDEVYVVTDSDLIYDEIVGHGGKALKSIKKHETGTDRIAEAAENIEADIIFNIQGDEPFIKPEPLKLLINAFHDKSVDVATLVQKLDDFNHVNDPNYVKVVKDLNDFIMYFSRATIPYNRDSSETAVYYEHIGVYAFRRDALLKFSKLNASPLELLEKVEPIRFLENSMKIKVYETDYMGIEIDTEEDLINANKYLETKGIDNV; encoded by the coding sequence ATGAAAGTGGTTGCATTGATTCCTGCTCGTTATGATTCAACAAGGTTTTATGGTAAAATGCTTGCAAGACTTGGTGATAAAACTGTAATTCGTCAAACTTACGAAAGAGCATCGGGTTTTGGAATATTCGATGAAGTTTATGTTGTTACAGACAGCGATTTAATTTATGATGAAATTGTCGGACACGGTGGTAAGGCATTAAAAAGTATAAAAAAACATGAAACGGGTACTGACCGGATAGCAGAAGCAGCAGAAAATATCGAAGCAGATATAATTTTCAATATTCAAGGTGATGAGCCATTCATAAAGCCCGAACCATTGAAATTATTAATTAATGCTTTTCATGATAAATCGGTTGATGTAGCGACTTTGGTTCAGAAACTTGATGATTTTAATCATGTTAATGACCCGAATTATGTGAAAGTAGTTAAAGATTTAAATGATTTCATAATGTATTTTTCAAGAGCTACTATACCATATAATCGCGACAGTTCCGAAACAGCTGTCTATTATGAGCATATTGGAGTATATGCATTCAGACGTGATGCTTTACTCAAGTTTAGCAAGCTGAACGCTTCACCTTTGGAATTATTGGAAAAAGTAGAGCCAATCAGATTTCTCGAAAATAGTATGAAAATAAAGGTTTATGAAACCGATTATATGGGCATTGAAATTGATACTGAAGAAGATTTAATAAACGCAAATAAATATTTGGAAACGAAGGGAATAGATAATGTTTAA
- a CDS encoding T9SS type A sorting domain-containing protein, with protein MMRVISLVVVVILLSAFSITAQIFGGRMHDEELKLKLQEYHKINVCPQWFEWQKKIESSMSDEDLQKLHALRAEAQKVISEKKECLDNCRKESGNNTDKAGRPRKGNKMKGQGNDCANKCGLKDSKEYFAAQLKSLLKNYDNIINSILEDSKPYHEKWQSERKEIIENHFVNSNESARPGKGKRGNGMKGRSDEPKNKQFIGMLLMWNGSCDSNPEDLFEFGTNSAPKKSNIKVNAYPNPFTDNTNLSFILENASDVKLIVSTSTGEEVAQLHDGKLNAGEHSFNFNARNLTPGAYIYKLDINGKILSGKVILTK; from the coding sequence ATGATGCGAGTTATTAGTTTAGTAGTGGTTGTAATTTTATTATCAGCGTTTTCAATAACTGCTCAAATTTTTGGCGGAAGGATGCATGATGAAGAGTTGAAATTAAAATTACAGGAATATCACAAAATAAACGTGTGTCCTCAATGGTTTGAGTGGCAAAAGAAAATCGAAAGTTCTATGAGTGACGAAGATTTGCAGAAATTACATGCGTTAAGAGCTGAAGCACAAAAAGTAATTTCCGAGAAAAAAGAGTGTCTTGATAATTGCAGAAAAGAATCCGGTAACAATACAGACAAAGCAGGAAGACCACGCAAAGGTAATAAAATGAAAGGTCAGGGAAATGATTGCGCCAATAAATGCGGTCTGAAAGATTCGAAAGAATATTTCGCAGCTCAGCTTAAGAGTTTACTCAAAAATTATGACAATATTATTAATTCAATACTCGAAGATTCTAAGCCTTATCACGAAAAATGGCAGTCTGAACGCAAAGAGATTATCGAAAACCATTTCGTTAATAGTAATGAATCAGCAAGACCCGGAAAAGGCAAAAGAGGAAATGGTATGAAAGGCAGAAGTGACGAACCTAAGAACAAACAATTTATTGGTATGCTACTAATGTGGAATGGTTCATGCGACAGTAATCCGGAAGATTTGTTTGAATTTGGGACAAACTCAGCTCCAAAGAAAAGTAATATTAAAGTTAACGCTTATCCTAATCCATTTACAGATAATACAAATTTATCATTCATACTTGAAAATGCTTCTGATGTTAAGTTAATTGTGAGTACAAGTACAGGTGAAGAAGTTGCACAACTTCATGATGGCAAATTAAATGCAGGAGAACACAGCTTTAACTTCAATGCAAGGAATTTAACTCCGGGTGCTTATATCTACAAACTTGACATCAATGGCAAAATTTTGTCAGGCAAAGTCATTTTAACTAAATGA
- a CDS encoding SAM-dependent methyltransferase, with translation MAKIDILNTAENNDCILCGDEVTTLKEPITTHCDFCGKTKLTSHECESSHFLCDECYNIPVNEFIKTECLAYKGNDPIALAVKIMNAPVIKMHGSEHHFIVPAVLLTCINNLKDNPEDLKLKLDKAAERAANEATDVCTYHAGTCGAAIGTGIFLSMFLGRDHLQDDAWSLSNHVVADTMKKIAEHGGPRCCKRDSYFALETAIDYLNDSFALNLQKSEAKCTFSLRNRSCGLEQCIFYNMSNSLV, from the coding sequence ATGGCTAAAATTGATATTCTAAATACAGCTGAAAATAATGATTGTATCTTATGCGGCGATGAAGTAACAACGCTCAAAGAACCTATAACAACTCATTGTGATTTTTGTGGCAAAACAAAATTAACAAGTCACGAGTGCGAAAGTTCGCATTTTTTATGTGATGAGTGCTACAATATTCCGGTAAATGAGTTTATAAAAACAGAGTGCTTAGCCTATAAAGGCAATGACCCTATTGCACTTGCTGTAAAAATAATGAATGCACCAGTAATCAAAATGCACGGCTCTGAGCATCATTTCATAGTACCGGCAGTTCTGCTGACTTGCATTAATAATTTGAAAGATAATCCTGAAGATTTGAAATTGAAACTTGATAAAGCTGCTGAGAGAGCAGCCAACGAGGCGACAGATGTTTGTACTTACCACGCCGGTACTTGTGGAGCAGCAATTGGTACAGGAATTTTCCTGAGTATGTTCTTAGGAAGAGATCACCTGCAGGATGATGCATGGTCACTTAGCAATCATGTTGTAGCAGATACAATGAAGAAGATTGCTGAGCATGGTGGTCCACGTTGCTGCAAACGTGACTCTTATTTCGCACTTGAAACTGCTATTGATTATCTAAATGATTCATTCGCTCTTAATCTTCAGAAATCTGAAGCAAAATGTACTTTTTCGCTTCGTAATCGCTCTTGCGGTTTAGAGCAGTGTATATTTTACAACATGAGTAATTCTTTAGTTTAA
- a CDS encoding class I fructose-bisphosphate aldolase translates to MIQKIQEYLGDKSDSLLGFDSPKISKDILNLPGPNFIDEVFINSDRSNRVLGNLSWMYNHGRLGGSGYLSILPVDQGIEHSAGASFAKNPIYFDAENIVKLAIEGGCNAVASTFGVLGIVARKYAHKIPFLVKINHNELLTFPNKFDQVMFGKVEQAYDMGAAAIGATIYFGSDEASRQIVEVAEAFQYAHELGMATVLWCYLRNPAFKSDKDYHVSADLSGQANHLGVTIQADIIKQKLPENNGGFASLNMGDSSYGKFDKRIYTELCSEHPIDLCRYQVANCYMGKIGLINSGGASGSNDFAEATATAVINKRAGGQGLISGRKAFQRPMEEGVKLLNTIQDVYLCDDISIA, encoded by the coding sequence ATGATTCAGAAAATTCAAGAATATCTCGGGGATAAGTCAGATTCATTACTTGGTTTCGATTCACCGAAAATATCAAAAGATATTTTGAACCTTCCCGGTCCGAATTTCATAGATGAAGTCTTTATAAATTCTGACCGTAGCAATCGAGTTCTTGGGAACTTGTCTTGGATGTACAACCACGGCAGATTAGGCGGTAGCGGTTATCTTTCGATACTTCCGGTTGACCAGGGAATTGAACACTCGGCAGGTGCCAGCTTTGCGAAAAATCCAATTTATTTCGATGCTGAAAACATTGTAAAACTTGCAATCGAAGGTGGTTGTAATGCAGTGGCTTCGACATTTGGCGTACTTGGAATAGTAGCAAGAAAATACGCACACAAAATTCCATTTTTGGTAAAAATCAATCATAATGAGCTTCTAACTTTTCCGAATAAATTCGACCAGGTAATGTTTGGGAAAGTTGAGCAGGCTTATGATATGGGTGCTGCCGCAATTGGTGCAACAATTTATTTCGGCTCTGACGAAGCTTCCCGCCAAATTGTAGAAGTTGCAGAAGCATTTCAGTATGCTCACGAACTCGGCATGGCGACTGTTTTGTGGTGTTACCTTCGTAATCCTGCGTTCAAATCAGATAAAGATTATCACGTATCTGCAGACCTATCCGGACAGGCAAATCATCTCGGTGTGACAATTCAAGCCGATATTATCAAGCAAAAACTCCCTGAAAATAATGGTGGATTTGCCTCACTCAATATGGGCGATTCAAGTTATGGCAAATTTGATAAAAGAATTTATACAGAGCTTTGTTCTGAACATCCTATTGATTTATGTCGTTATCAGGTAGCAAATTGCTACATGGGTAAAATCGGATTAATTAATAGCGGAGGTGCATCAGGAAGCAATGACTTTGCTGAAGCTACGGCTACTGCTGTTATCAACAAAAGAGCCGGTGGACAAGGCTTAATCTCCGGCAGAAAAGCATTCCAAAGACCAATGGAAGAAGGAGTTAAACTGCTTAATACTATACAGGATGTTTATTTATGTGATGATATCAGTATTGCATAA
- a CDS encoding iron-containing alcohol dehydrogenase — MFKNFKLVDKVVFGRGSFNQLDDILKPHRTQNSQGMVFLVDNFFINDTAFLNRLPLQVSDRIIFADVTNEPTTFYVDELTDSIKNFSDKLPDGIIGIGGGSTMDLAKAVSLMLTNPGSAADYQGWDLIKVPAIYHVGIPTLSGTGAEVSRTTVLTGPVKKLGINSDFTVFNQMVLDPELIENAPEQQRFYTAMDCYIHNAESLTGTYLNEFSRSFGEKSMQLCREVFLGDADRKIKDDKLMMASLFGGLSIAYSQVGVCHALSYGLSYILKLRHGMSNAVVFNQLDEYYPEHVSEFREIMEKNNIELPQNLTKDCTEDEFEKMADISLVLEPLWENALGKSWKEIISREKIKDLLRKM, encoded by the coding sequence ATGTTTAAGAATTTTAAATTAGTTGATAAAGTTGTATTCGGTCGTGGTTCGTTCAATCAACTTGATGATATATTGAAACCGCATAGAACTCAAAATTCACAAGGAATGGTTTTCCTTGTTGACAATTTTTTTATAAATGATACAGCTTTTCTCAATCGTCTGCCGCTTCAGGTAAGCGACAGAATAATTTTTGCGGATGTTACAAACGAGCCTACAACATTCTATGTTGACGAATTAACAGATTCGATAAAGAATTTTTCAGACAAACTGCCTGATGGCATTATTGGAATTGGAGGTGGCTCAACTATGGATTTGGCAAAAGCAGTATCGCTGATGCTGACCAATCCTGGCTCAGCGGCTGATTATCAGGGCTGGGATTTGATAAAAGTACCTGCGATTTATCATGTTGGAATACCAACTTTGTCCGGCACAGGTGCCGAAGTATCAAGAACGACTGTACTAACAGGTCCTGTAAAGAAACTTGGTATCAACTCAGATTTTACTGTATTTAATCAAATGGTTTTAGATCCTGAACTAATAGAAAATGCACCCGAACAGCAGAGGTTTTATACCGCTATGGATTGCTATATTCATAATGCAGAATCTCTTACAGGCACATATCTCAATGAATTTAGTCGTTCATTTGGAGAAAAATCAATGCAACTTTGTCGTGAAGTTTTTTTGGGAGATGCTGACAGAAAAATAAAAGATGATAAACTTATGATGGCGTCACTTTTTGGTGGTCTCTCAATAGCATATTCACAAGTTGGAGTTTGTCATGCACTTTCTTACGGACTTTCGTATATCTTGAAATTAAGGCACGGTATGAGCAATGCTGTTGTATTCAATCAATTAGATGAGTACTATCCTGAGCATGTAAGTGAATTTAGAGAAATCATGGAGAAAAACAATATAGAATTGCCTCAGAATTTAACTAAAGATTGTACCGAAGATGAGTTTGAAAAAATGGCTGATATTTCACTTGTCCTTGAACCACTTTGGGAAAATGCCTTAGGAAAAAGTTGGAAAGAGATAATTTCACGTGAAAAAATTAAAGATTTGCTTAGAAAAATGTAA
- a CDS encoding DegT/DnrJ/EryC1/StrS family aminotransferase: MPGFEIFGEEERKSVSDVLETGVLFRYGFDAARKNHWKAKEFECRFADYIKSKHCLLVSSGTSALSAALAACGVGFGDEIILPPFTFVATVEGVLMAGAVPVFAEIDETLCLDPNKLENFITDKTKGILPVHMCGSMAQIDKIKEVADRHNIMLMEDACQATGAHLGGKYAGTWGIVGCFSFDSVKTITCGEGGGLVTDNDEIYRRADAFHDHGHDHIGNDRGKEGHEILGVNMRISELNAAVGVAQLSKLDKILEIQRNNHKQISDVIKEFPEIKLRKIPDESGDSCTFISFILPAENIARKVAKELAESGVDGSFYWYDNNWHYIRNWNHIQNMQTAMTMPQTQLSNLRDYSNQELPQSDDIMSRTISMLIKLSWTVEDLDKRCENIRKVLKGNLQ; this comes from the coding sequence ATGCCCGGTTTTGAAATATTCGGTGAAGAAGAAAGAAAAAGTGTTTCAGATGTACTTGAAACCGGAGTTTTGTTTAGGTATGGATTCGATGCTGCAAGAAAAAATCATTGGAAAGCTAAGGAATTTGAATGCAGATTTGCCGATTATATTAAATCAAAACATTGTCTGCTTGTATCGAGCGGGACATCGGCTCTTAGTGCAGCACTTGCAGCATGCGGTGTCGGCTTCGGTGACGAAATAATACTTCCGCCATTTACATTTGTAGCTACCGTGGAAGGAGTTCTTATGGCTGGAGCAGTGCCTGTGTTTGCTGAAATTGATGAAACTTTATGCCTCGACCCTAATAAACTTGAAAATTTTATAACTGATAAAACTAAGGGGATACTGCCTGTTCACATGTGCGGCTCGATGGCTCAAATCGACAAAATCAAGGAAGTAGCCGATAGACATAATATAATGCTGATGGAAGATGCATGTCAGGCAACAGGAGCACATCTTGGAGGAAAATATGCCGGAACATGGGGTATTGTGGGCTGCTTTTCGTTCGACTCTGTAAAAACGATAACCTGCGGTGAAGGTGGCGGATTGGTTACTGACAATGACGAGATTTATCGCCGTGCCGATGCTTTCCATGACCATGGTCACGACCATATAGGCAATGACCGTGGAAAAGAAGGACATGAGATTTTGGGTGTAAATATGAGAATTAGTGAGCTGAATGCCGCTGTAGGGGTAGCACAGTTATCCAAACTTGACAAGATACTTGAAATTCAAAGGAATAATCACAAACAAATTTCTGATGTAATCAAAGAATTTCCTGAAATAAAACTCAGAAAAATTCCTGATGAATCCGGCGATTCCTGCACATTTATATCATTTATTTTGCCTGCTGAGAATATTGCAAGAAAGGTCGCTAAAGAGCTTGCCGAAAGTGGAGTTGATGGTTCGTTCTACTGGTATGATAATAATTGGCATTATATTCGTAACTGGAATCATATACAAAATATGCAGACTGCTATGACTATGCCACAAACACAACTTTCAAACTTGAGAGACTATTCCAATCAGGAGCTGCCACAATCTGATGATATTATGAGCAGAACAATTTCAATGCTTATTAAACTCTCATGGACCGTCGAAGATTTAGACAAAAGATGCGAAAATATTCGTAAAGTATTAAAAGGAAACCTTCAATAA
- a CDS encoding SpoIIE family protein phosphatase — protein sequence MRSLLLKIAIYFVIINSSLIFLNSQLQGQDYLDSLLVELPNMKEDTNRVNLLLDIAYEYIQINPVEGLEYCEKGINLSKKLKWRIGEAKCLDNIAFLHLYGKSDFTKAIEYFQESMSIYEEIGDNEKIADNFTNIGTIYGKKSEYSNALDNFHEALKIYEKTGNKLGIAKNFANIGNIYQSLIDSKSQQRDNYISKSMHYYNKAIKILNEIGYNDGVAQVYGNIATIFHDDQKFDEALENYEKSLQYYKENDNLYGLARNYGNMANLFVDTKKYEQAFEYYQNAIKLNEQLSNKADLANNLGNIGKLYSEITIDSVLNSIPDKYSKIFNDKKMNLELAEHYLKQSIAIFEELDIKNSQSYFLQDLSIVYERLGNYQASLDAFRKYTSINDSLFSSDIDIKIATMEKDSEIKLLQSKQEKRKLEMYLLLGGILVLITALVFSYLRFKEKKMLSEKLIKKNQAIEEQKLLVEEKNEHIYSSIRYASTIQHAILPWDSRITKSIPDIFIFYKPKDIVSGDSYWFQEVEGVKFLAVIDCTGHGIPGSMLTVIASSVLDDAVLSKKLFNTSQILTFMNEKVTEVLNQKLTENSIRDGMEIALIAIHQDKIQFSGAGRPLYMKNETMEIIKTDKRGIAGQTDNDEYQFSSINIEIADNMMLYLTSDGFADQMNEQSKKYSTKKFVALLDSISGMSISEQYDTLENELNSHKGQRSQIDDITIVGVRL from the coding sequence ATGAGAAGCTTATTATTGAAAATAGCAATATATTTTGTAATTATTAATTCGTCACTGATATTTTTAAATTCTCAGCTTCAAGGACAAGATTATCTTGATTCGCTCCTTGTTGAACTTCCAAATATGAAGGAGGATACTAATAGAGTCAATTTGCTTCTGGACATTGCTTATGAATATATTCAAATCAATCCTGTTGAAGGTTTAGAGTATTGCGAGAAAGGAATTAACCTCTCAAAAAAATTGAAATGGCGCATCGGGGAAGCAAAATGCCTCGATAATATTGCATTTTTACATTTATATGGTAAATCTGATTTCACAAAAGCCATTGAGTATTTTCAGGAATCAATGTCCATTTACGAAGAAATTGGTGATAACGAGAAAATTGCTGATAATTTTACAAATATTGGTACTATTTATGGTAAAAAATCAGAATATTCAAATGCTTTAGACAATTTTCATGAAGCACTAAAAATTTACGAGAAAACCGGCAACAAATTAGGTATAGCAAAGAACTTTGCAAATATTGGAAACATCTACCAAAGTCTTATTGATAGTAAAAGTCAACAAAGAGATAATTACATCTCTAAATCAATGCATTATTATAATAAAGCCATTAAAATTTTAAACGAGATAGGTTATAACGATGGAGTTGCTCAAGTATATGGCAATATAGCTACAATTTTTCACGATGACCAAAAATTTGATGAGGCTCTTGAGAATTACGAAAAATCACTTCAGTATTATAAAGAAAATGATAATCTTTATGGATTAGCACGAAATTATGGAAATATGGCGAACCTGTTTGTTGATACAAAAAAATATGAACAAGCCTTCGAGTATTATCAAAATGCTATAAAACTGAATGAACAATTATCCAACAAAGCAGACTTGGCTAATAATTTAGGCAATATTGGTAAACTTTACTCTGAAATTACAATTGACTCAGTATTAAATTCAATACCTGATAAATATTCAAAAATTTTCAATGATAAGAAGATGAATCTTGAACTCGCCGAACATTATCTTAAACAAAGTATTGCAATTTTTGAGGAACTCGATATTAAAAACAGTCAATCATATTTTCTACAAGATTTATCAATAGTATATGAACGTTTAGGGAATTATCAGGCATCTTTGGATGCTTTCAGGAAATATACCTCAATCAATGATTCATTATTTTCATCAGATATAGATATCAAGATTGCGACTATGGAAAAAGATAGTGAAATCAAACTTCTTCAAAGTAAGCAGGAAAAACGAAAATTAGAAATGTATCTGTTGTTGGGTGGTATATTGGTACTTATAACTGCATTAGTCTTCTCATATTTAAGATTCAAGGAGAAGAAAATGTTGAGTGAAAAATTGATAAAAAAAAATCAAGCTATAGAAGAACAAAAGTTGCTTGTAGAAGAAAAGAACGAACATATATACTCTTCAATTCGTTATGCATCTACAATTCAGCATGCGATACTTCCGTGGGATTCAAGAATCACAAAGTCAATACCTGATATTTTCATCTTCTATAAGCCTAAAGACATTGTTTCCGGTGATTCCTACTGGTTTCAGGAAGTTGAAGGAGTTAAGTTCCTTGCAGTAATTGATTGTACAGGTCATGGCATTCCGGGTTCGATGCTTACTGTGATTGCTTCATCTGTTCTTGATGATGCAGTTCTGAGTAAAAAACTGTTCAATACTTCTCAAATTCTGACTTTTATGAATGAAAAAGTAACTGAAGTATTGAATCAGAAATTAACCGAAAATTCAATTCGGGATGGTATGGAAATAGCATTAATCGCTATCCATCAGGATAAAATTCAATTCTCCGGAGCAGGGCGCCCTCTATATATGAAAAATGAAACTATGGAAATCATCAAAACGGATAAGCGTGGCATTGCCGGACAAACCGATAATGATGAATACCAATTCTCTTCAATAAATATTGAAATAGCTGATAATATGATGCTTTATTTAACAAGCGATGGCTTTGCTGATCAGATGAATGAACAAAGTAAAAAGTACAGTACAAAGAAATTTGTAGCATTATTGGATTCTATTTCAGGAATGTCGATTTCCGAGCAGTATGATACTCTTGAAAATGAATTAAATAGCCACAAAGGGCAGCGCAGTCAGATTGATGATATAACTATTGTGGGGGTGAGGTTATGA